A genomic window from Salvelinus alpinus chromosome 10, SLU_Salpinus.1, whole genome shotgun sequence includes:
- the LOC139533044 gene encoding zinc finger protein 135-like, translated as MASVKLEDCSQTLELNVNIKDEEEEEEIGTSVSHGRLRSSLRPVTSTVRTDSGCLSPSTLSPNLQSLGPDCDSAAQFTLQDPEMASVKLEDCSQTLELNVDIKDEEEEEKIGTSVNDGDHVETFSTSREQQQEDHRAKRSHHLPHCEIFPILSKLKIHLKIHTGENLYSCTDCGKRFTTSQALKIHQKVHIGEKPYSCSDCGKCFKTSTEVKVHQRTHTGEKPYFCSACGKRFSRLDTLKVHERVHTGEKPYSCSDCGKCFTTTSDLTVHQRTHTGEKPYFCSDCGKCFKTSTEVKVHQRTHTGEKPYFCYACGKSFSRLDTLKVHERVHTGEKPYSCSNCGKCFTTTSDVTVHQRTHTGEKPYFCSDCGKCFKTSTEVKVHQRTHTGVKPYFCSDCGKRFTTLQALTIHQRVHTGEKPYSCLDCGKSFSRLDKLKSHQLIHIAKPFSCSDCGKCFKTSTEVKVHQRTHTGVKPYFCSDCGKRFTTSQALTIHQRVHTGEKPYSCSDCGKSFSRLDKLKSHQLIHIAKPFSCSDCGKCFKTSTELTVHQRTHTEGKPYFCSDYGKSFSQLEKLKCPQRIHIDSLTSALTVGRVSDLDTF; from the exons GCCGACTCAGGTCAAGTCTGAGGCCGGTAACATCAACAGTGAGAACAGACTCAGgctgcctctctccttccacactgagtccaaacctacagtcactgggtcctgattgtgacagtgcAGCCCAGTTTACACTGCAGgatccagagatggcatcagtgaagctggaagactgcagtcaaacactggagctgaatgttgacattaaagatgaagaagaagaggagaagattgGGACATCTGTTAATGATG gagaccaTGTTGAGACATTCTCTACATCCAGAGAGCAACAGCAGGAAGATCACAGAGCTAAGAGGTCTCACCACCTCCCACATTGTGAGATTTTCCCAATTCTATCAAAGCTAAAAATACACCtaaaaatacacacaggagagaatctgtattcctgcactgactgtgggaagagattcacaacATCACAAGCTCTGAAAATTCATCAGAAAGTGCACATTGGAgaaaagccttactcctgctctgactgtggcaAATGTTTCAAAACATCAACTGAGgtaaaagttcatcagagaacacacacaggagagaagccttacttctgcTCTGCCTGTGGAAAGCGTTTCTCCCGATTGGATACCTTAAAAGTACATGAACGtgtacatacaggagagaagccatACTCTTGCTCTGACTGCGGAAAATGCTTCACCACAACATCTGATCTAacagttcatcagagaacacacacaggagagaagccttacttctgctctgactgtggtaagtgcttcaaaacatcaactgaggtaaaagttcatcagagaacacacacaggcgaGAAGCCTTACTTCTGCTATGCCTGTGGCAAGAGTTTCTCCCGATTGGATACCTTAAAAGTACATGAACGtgtacatacaggagagaagccatACTCTTGCTCTAACTGTGGAAAATGCTTCACCACAACATCTGATGTAacagttcatcagagaacacacacaggagagaagccttacttctgctctgactgtggtaagtgcttcaaaacatcaactgaggtaaaagttcatcagagaacacacacaggagtgaagccttacttctgctccgactgtgggaagagattcacaacATTGCAAGCTCTGACAATTCATCAGAGAgtgcacactggagagaagccttactcctgcctTGACTGTGGGAAAAGTTTCTCCCGATTGGATAAGTTAAAAAGTCACCAACTAATACACATAGCGAAGCCattctcctgctctgactgtggtaagtgcttcaaaacatcaactgaggtaaaagttcatcagagaacacacacaggagtgaaGCCTTatttctgctctgactgtgggaagagattcacaacATCACAAGCTCTGACAATTCATCAGAGAgtgcacactggagagaagccttactcctgctctgactgtgggaaaagttTCTCCCGATTGGATAAGTTAAAAAGTCACCAACTAATACACATAGCGAAGCCATTCTCCTGTTCTGACTGTGGTAAGTGCTTCAAAACATCAACTGAGCTAacagttcatcagagaacacacacagaaggGAAGCCTTACTTCTGCTCTGACTATGGGAAGAGTTTCTCCCAATTGGAAAAGTTAAAATGTCCCCAGCGAATACATATAGACAGTCTcacttctgctctgactgtgggaagagtttccgATTTAGATACCTTTTAA